DNA from Mycobacteriales bacterium:
GGCGGATAGCCCGTTCGACCGCGGCTCACTGAAGCTGCAGTACCAGGTCGCCGTCGCGCCCGCAGCCCTGCTGCAGGCGCGATCCGCCGGCCCGCCGTCCTGAGGCAGGCACCGTGTCCTGCGGGCCGCCGCCCGGCACGTCGGTGTTCCGCACCCCGGAACACCGCCTTGTGCCCGCGAGCGGCCGGGCGATTGGCTTGGTCCGCTGTCGCCGGAGCCGGACCCGACCGGGATGCCGACCGGCGAGATTGGGCGCCCATGACTGTACTGCGGCTGGACCACCTGTCGAAGACCTACCCGCCGGCGCCAGCACCTCGGTCGCGGCGCCGACCGATATCGACCCTGACGTGAGATCGTCCGAGTCCGTGGTCGTGGTCGGACCAAGCGGCTGCGGCAAGAGCACCCTGCTCAGGCTCGTCAGCCCGACCAGTGGCGCCGTCCGCCTCGAGGCGGCCAGCCACGCGAGACTCCCGAGCATCAGGATGGTCTTCCAGTCGCCGCTCCTGCTGCGCTGGCTGACCACCCTGGGCAACGTCCTGTTCCCCGCACGCCTGCTCGGCCGAGCGGCGAAGGCCCGGTTCAGCACCGACGGCATCGAGGCGGCGGTTTCCCTCGCCGACCGCGTCATCGTGCTCTCACCCCGGCCGGGCCGGATCATCCGGAGCGTGCCGATCGGCGCCGCCCGGCCGCGGATCTGGGATGTGCTCCTCGCCCCGGAGATCG
Protein-coding regions in this window:
- a CDS encoding ATP-binding cassette domain-containing protein, giving the protein MPASGRAIGLVRCRRSRTRPGCRPARLGAHDCTAAGPPVEDLPAGASTSVAAPTDIDPDVRSSESVVVVGPSGCGKSTLLRLVSPTSGAVRLEAASHARLPSIRMVFQSPLLLRWLTTLGNVLFPARLLGRAAKARFSTDGIEAAVSLADRVIVLSPRPGRIIRSVPIGAARPRIWDVLLAPEIARLVAEVRAEPALSLRERLGVPR